The following proteins are co-located in the Macadamia integrifolia cultivar HAES 741 chromosome 3, SCU_Mint_v3, whole genome shotgun sequence genome:
- the LOC122074546 gene encoding galactan beta-1,4-galactosyltransferase GALS1-like, with the protein MRKEELPASVAGKFSVCFETKPLVATLVAVTMVMVIWNFQPYYDNFLSTASRCSSSAAPTTTTVFPPNFSINSPDGKKKLLSAALSTKPSPPKADPNKRLFYSYGNAASLFVQMGAYRGGPQTFAVVGLASKPLHVFGRPWYKCEWISNNRSSPSIKAKAYKMLPDWGYGRVYTVVVVNCTFSENPNKDNTGGKLQLYAYYGESPKRYEKIVVLEEEPGSYDESKYRPPYKYEYLYCGSSLYGNLSAARIREWMAYHAWFFGPSSHFVFHDAGGVTPAVRAALDPWVRAGRVTVQDIRAQEEFDGYYYNQFLVVNDCLHRYRYAANWTFYFDVDEYIYLPDGNTLESVLQEFSDYTQFTIEQNPMSSKLCLNDSSQDYSKEWGFEKLLFRDSRTRIRRDRKYAIQATNAYATGVHMSENVIGKTLHKTETKIRYYHYHSSITVSGEPCREFVPMQNKNNVTLFDKLPYVYDDNMKKLANTIKDYEQKTIGAVHSFSR; encoded by the exons ATGAGAAAGGAAGAACTACCGGCGTCCGTCGCCGGCAAATTCTCCGTATGCTTCGAGACAAAACCCTTGGTAGCTACATTGGTGGCTGTAACGATGGTCATGGTGATTTGGAATTTCCAGCCCTACTACGACAACTTCCTCTCCACCGCCAGCCGTTGTTCTTCCTCCGCCGCTCCCACCACTACCACCGTATTTCCACCCAATTTCTCCATTAACTCaccggatggaaagaagaagctGTTGTCCGCCGCCCTCAGCACGAAACCCTCCCCACCAAAGGCTGACCCAAACAAGCGTCTCTTCTACTCTTACGGAAACGCCGCCTCTCTCTTTGTCCAAATGGGTGCTTACCGTGGCGGTCCCCAAACCTTCGCCGTAGTTGGCCTCGCCTCCAAGCCCCTTCACGTATTTGGCCGTCCCTGGTACAAATGCGAGTGGATCTCCAACAATCGCTCCTCCCCCTCCATTAAAGCCAAGGCCTATAAAATGCTTCCGGATTGGGGCTACGGTCGGGTGTACACAGTTGTCGTCGTGAACTGTACCTTCTCTGAAAACCCTAACAAGGACAACACTGGTGGGAAGCTCCAACTGTACGCTTATTACGGCGAATCGCCAAAAAGGTACGAGAAGATCGTGGTCTTGGAAGAAGAACCAGGGTCCTACGACGAGTCCAAGTATCGCCCACCGTATAAGTATGAGTATCTTTACTGTGGGTCATCCTTATATGGGAACCTGAGCGCTGCGAGGATACGGGAATGGATGGCCTACCACGCTTGGTTCTTCGGGCCGAGCTCGCATTTTGTGTTTCACGACGCTGGAGGAGTGACGCCGGCGGTGAGGGCAGCTCTGGATCCGTGGGTGCGAGCCGGGAGGGTGACGGTTCAGGACATTAGAGCTCAGGAGGAGTTTGATGGGTACTACTATAACCAGTTTCTGGTGGTGAACGACTGCCTGCATCGGTACCGATACGCTGCGAACTGGACATTTTACTTCGATGTGGATGAGTATATATATCTACCCGACGGGAACACATTGGAATCGGTTTTGCAGGAATTCTCTGATTATACCCAGTTCACCATTGAGCAGAATCCCATGTCTAGTAAACTCTGCCTGAATGATTCGTCTCAGGATTACTCCAA GGAATGGGGTTTCGAGAAGCTACTGTTCCGAGACTCTCGCACAAGAATCAGAAGAGACAGGAAGTACGCGATTCAGGCTACGAATGCTTATGCGACGGGAGTACACATGTCGGAGAATGTGATCGGAAAAACGCTTCACAAGACAGAGACAAAGATCCGATACTACCATTACCATAGTTCTATAACGGTATCAGGGGAACCGTGCCGGGAATTTGTCCCGATGCAGAATAAGAATAACGTCACGTTGTTCGATAAGCTCCCCTATGTGTACGACGACAACATGAAGAAGCTTGCCAACACCATCAAGGACTACGAGCAGAAAACGATCGGGGCCGTACATTCTTTCTCACGATGA
- the LOC122073195 gene encoding protein RGF1 INDUCIBLE TRANSCRIPTION FACTOR 1-like, with protein sequence MVSPIIRMENDDLGPPWLKPMLKATYFIPCRIHGDSNKSECNLFCLDCMGNALCSYCLIHHKDHRVVQIRRSSYHNVIRVNEVQKYIDISAIQTYIINSAKIVFLNERPQPRPGKGVTNTCEICGRSLLDSFRFCSLGCKLEGMKRGDPELTFKLRPKHGRDGVHGSESEDSSTSKKLRRTFLFNRAMQGYHQAGTSTDGEMYSSSSDDAANNISPATPPIVNYRTARRKGIPHRAPF encoded by the exons ATG GTAAGCCCAATAATTCGAATGGAGAACGATGATCTGGGTCCTCCATGGTTGAAGCCGATGTTAAAGGCCACCTACTTCATTCCCTGTAGAATCCATGGCGATTCTAATAAGAGTGAATGTAATTTATTTTGCTTAGATTGCATGGGGAATGCCCTTTGTTCTTACTGTTTGATCCACCACAAAGACCATCGAGTTGTTCag ATACGGAGGTCTTCATACCACAACGTGATAAGGGTTAACGAGGTTCAGAAATACATAGACATTTCGGCCATTCAAACCTACATTATCAACAGTGCCAAGATCGTCTTCCTCAACGAGCGTCCGCAGCCGAGGCCTGGAAAGGGTGTCACCAATACCTGTGAAATCTGTGGCCGGAGCCTTCTTGATTCCTTTAGGTTTTGCTCACTGGGTTGCAAG TTGGAAGGAATGAAGCGTGGCGACCCAGAGCTAACATTCAAATTGCGGCCGAAGCACGGCCGAGATGGTGTGCATGGTTCGGAGTCTGAGGACTCGTCGACATCAAAGAAACTTCGAAGGACTTTTCTCTTCAATCGTGCAATGCAAGGCTACCATCAGGCAGGAACCTCTACCGACGGCGAGATGTATTCGAGCTCAAGTGATGATGCAGCCAATAACATATCGCCGGCAACTCCTCCAATTGTTAATTATCGAACAGCAAGAAGGAAGGGTATTCCTCATCGAGCTCCCTTTtga